In the genome of Cryptomeria japonica chromosome 8, Sugi_1.0, whole genome shotgun sequence, one region contains:
- the LOC131057225 gene encoding probable 2-oxoglutarate-dependent dioxygenase AOP1, with product MSLSLQKEVDIPVIDISQFPSDYGEGGEGLNKLHHHSTAATVRDACKELGFFRVVNTGIPTELLQNVENVIHELYAMPAEAKERAVTSNPVQSYMRSLSQETFCLMKMPRSDSLQQLTYKIWPDKGNLIFSETIETYTLAMADLQQKISKIIIASLGLDVTTFFDSDFQHCEAYMRLSRYSSNGRFTEDEGALFEHTDLACFTILYQTNEGLQIRTKEGKWLNVKPIASSFVINVGDSLQAWTNRRFRSAEHRVVFRGWTDRLSIAWFVHFPYDKEIWAPAEFVDANHPRYYRPFTFSQFKHYFDKNFRPKGINLLNLIDSYAGIPTV from the exons ATGTCTTTGTCGCTGCAAAAAGAAGTCGACATTCCTGTGATTGACATTTCACAGTTTCCATCGGACTACGGGGAAGGAGGAGAAGGATTAAACaagcttcaccatcattccacGGCGGCCACGGTGAGAGACGCCTGCAAGGAATTGGGATTCTTCAGGGTCGTTAACACTGGAATTCCAACAGAACTTCTCCAGAATGTAGAAAATGTTATCCATGAACTCTATGCGATGCCTGCAGAGGCTAAAGAGAGAGCCGTCACATCAAACCCCGTTCAGAGCTACATGCGTTCGTTGTCACAGGAGACCTTCTGCCTTATGAAAATGCCTCGTTCGGATTCTCTTCAGCAATTGACTTACAAAATATGGCCAGATAAAGGAAATCTAATATTCAG TGAGACAATTGAGACATATACACTTGCCATGGCAGATCTCCAACAGAAGATCAGCAAAATCATTATTGCGAGCCTCGGATTGGACGTGACAACATTCTTCGATTCTGATTTCCAACACTGTGAAGCTTACATGCGTTTAAGCCGCTACTCCTCCAATGGAAGGTTCACAGAAGACGAAGGAGCTCTGTTTGAGCATACTGACCTAGCTTGCTTTACGATCCTTTACCAGACAAATGAAGGCCTTCAGATTCGGACCAAAGAGGGAAAGTGGTTAAATGTGAAGCCCATAGCATCTTCCTTCGTTATCAACGTAGGCGACTCTCTGCAG GCATGGACGAACCGCAGATTCCGCAGCGCAGAGCACCGGGTAGTTTTCAGAGGGTGGACAGATCGGCTGTCTATCGCTTGGTTTGTGCATTTTCCTTATGATAAAGAAATATGGGCTCCAGCGGAGTTTGTGGACGCAAATCATCCACGATATTACAGGCCTTTTACCTTCTCCCAGTTCAAGCATTATTTCGATAAAAATTTCCGCCCTAAAGGAATCAATCTTCTGAATTTGATTGACAGTTACGCGGGCATACCTACCGTTTGA